TCGAACTTCTCCAGAAGCTCGTTTGCTGGTGTCGCGCTGTTGAACCAGGTCAGTGTGACGTTTTTATCTGCAGTGCCATAGTCATACGTTTTCAGCTCGTCTTTCGTCGAGACGGTATACGTGACCTTCTTCATGTCGACCGGAGATCCACCCGCTGCAAGCTGCAGGTAGAACGACACATTATACACGCTGTGTGCAGTGCTGTTTGTCTCGAGTACCACAGGTCCCGACACTTCCATGTTCGCACTTGCCTGGGCCACACCGGTGTGGACGACCTCCTGGCTCTTCTGGGTAGTGAAGAACCCGGCGCCGAGCACCACGTACGAGAAGACTGCGGCAACGACGATGAAGGCGATCAGGACGATCGCGGCCTCAAGGCCGGTGAATGCGTCTTCGTTTCTCATCATTTTGCTCATGTAACGTTTCCTCCTGTTACCGGAGTCCGAATGAAGGCCTCATCCGGGCCGATACGGTTACACGGGAGTATTTGCGTAAGCCTGTATAAAAAACTATTCAAATATCCGGAGATTCGAAAATTGCTGTTTTGGATAATGAATACTTATTAAATCCACGTTATCGGCCTGTATCGCTCTCAGGCAAGTATTTGTAGCCGGAGGTACAACGATACCTGTACCGAAAAACCCCGCGAGCGATCGCCTCATTTTGGAAACAATGTTTCCATACGGGAAATATTCAGCACACCTCTCCGGTGCTGAGGGTGAATGAGGGATCGGCCGCACGGGATGGCCTTCAATCGAAGGGGAGGAAGGAACTGGATATGACGAAGAAGCAGGACTTTATCTACGTCGTTCTGGGAATCGTGGTCGTCCTCGTGCTGGCCCTGATCATCAAGCCGGCGGCGACCGGCGAGCCGTCGGGACTATGGGGGGCCGGGGAGCCGGAGCCGACGATAACCCCGGCATGGACGCCCACGATCCCCTCCGTAACTGCGGTGCCGACACCCACGCCGGTGCCCACCTGGGATGGAAAGCCGCGGCCGGTCAAGTTCGTCGACCCCGGGGTCTACCAGGTCCCGGCCGGGGAGAGCCGCCTGAACATGACCGTCCCACCGCCCGGAACCGTGAACGCGCCCGGCATCA
The genomic region above belongs to Methanoculleus horonobensis and contains:
- a CDS encoding archaellin/type IV pilin N-terminal domain-containing protein, yielding MSKMMRNEDAFTGLEAAIVLIAFIVVAAVFSYVVLGAGFFTTQKSQEVVHTGVAQASANMEVSGPVVLETNSTAHSVYNVSFYLQLAAGGSPVDMKKVTYTVSTKDELKTYDYGTADKNVTLTWFNSATPANELLEKFETVRVDVPVGDYITISENQRFTIEVKPDIGASYPVSRVAPPDLAASKFYEVY